A single genomic interval of Cucumis sativus cultivar 9930 chromosome 5, Cucumber_9930_V3, whole genome shotgun sequence harbors:
- the LOC101204611 gene encoding uncharacterized protein LOC101204611, giving the protein MSLITEELKAKADEVYYGDKISQEKTRLLLKEVGLPNGLLPLKDVIECGYVKETGFVWMKQKKAITHKFNKIGKQVSYAKEVTANVEKNKVKNLTGVKAKEVLIWLTLSEIYVDDPPTGNITFKIPTGLSRAYPVNAFEVEEEETATATEKKEVKEEEGVKEKEVREVSNGGSVVVNVKEV; this is encoded by the coding sequence ATGTCTCTCATCACAGAAGAGCTGAAAGCCAAAGCTGATGAAGTGTATTATGGTGACAAGATCTCACAAGAGAAAACAAGGCTTCTTCTAAAAGAAGTGGGACTTCCAAATGGGCTTTTGCCATTGAAAGACGTAATAGAATGTGGCTATGTGAAGGAGACTGGCTTCGTTTGgatgaaacaaaagaaagccATAACCCACAAATTCAACAAGATTGGTAAGCAAGTGAGTTATGCAAAAGAAGTCACTGCCAATGTAGAGAAGAATAAAGTCAAGAATTTGACTGGTGTTAAGGCTAAGGAGGTTTTGATTTGGCTCACTTTGTCCGAGATCTATGTGGACGACCCACCAACCGGGAATATTACCTTTAAGATCCCTACTGGGCTCTCCAGGGCTTACCCGGTCAATGCATTTGAGGTCGAGGAGGAGGAGACGGCCACGGCAACGGAGAAGAAGGAAGTGAAAGAGGAGGAGGGAGTGAAGGAGAAGGAGGTGAGAGAGGTGAGTAATGGAGGGAGTGTGGTGGTGAATGTGAAAGAGGTTTGA
- the LOC101205028 gene encoding protein C2-DOMAIN ABA-RELATED 10 → MSTFLHQQCYLQLNFNNQTKISNFFFLDSFFLYISHLHKFNHQIQDYANTFEMNNDNRSGLLRIRLLRGHNLAIRDAPTRSSDPYVVITSANQKFKSRVVKKNCNPEWNEEFTLSVTDVNTPIKLAVFDKDRFTKDDGMGDAEIDIKPYMECLNMGLENLPNGCVVKRVQPSRSNSLADESPCVWNDGKIVQDMTLRLQNVECGEIMIQLQLFNVSIFRGRRTYSLA, encoded by the exons ATGTCAACATTCTTACATCAACAATGTTACttgcaattaaattttaataatcaaacaaaaatcagcaacttcttcttcctcgattcctttttcttatatatttctCATCTCCATAAATTCAACCATCAAATTCAAGATTATGCCAACACTTTCGAAATGAACAACGATAATCGTAGTGGACTTCTTCGAATTCGCCTCCTCCGAGGCCACAATCTCGCCATTCGCGATGCTCCAACTCGTAGCAGCGATCCCTACGTCGTCATCACCTCCGCTAACCAG AAATTCAAATCACGCgtggtgaaaaaaaattgcaatccAGAATGGAACGAGGAATTCACACTTTCGGTTACCGATGTCAACACACCAATCAAATTA GCAGTGTTTGACAAAGATAGATTCACGAAAGACGATGGAATGGGGGATGCAGAGATCGACATAAAACCATACATGGAATGTTTGAATATGGGATTAGAGAATCTACCAAATGGTTGTGTAGTGAAAAGGGTTCAACCAAGCAGATCAAACAGCCTTGCAGATGAAAGCCCTTGTGTTTGGAATGACGGGAAGATCGTTCAAGATATGACTCTTAGATTGCAGAATGTTGAATGTGGTGAAATCATGATTCAACTTCAATTGTTCAATGTTTCTATTTTCAGAGGCCGAAGAACCTACTCTTTAGCATGA